Sequence from the Pedobacter sp. D749 genome:
GGTACGCATAGGTGCATCCCTCTTAAAGCGCCTAAAATCATGCTGATTGGCGAGCCCGAATGCCAGATTCCTTCCAACCGATGACCACGGGTACGTACGATAACCGGTGCTTTTTGAATTCCTTTGGTACGGTAAGAAAGTGAAGCTAAATCGTCGCTAAGTACATTTAATGCGAAAATTAAATAATCAAGATATTGTATTTCAGCAATCGGTTTTAGGCCCCTCATGGCCAAGCCAATACCCTGCCCCATAATGGTCATTTCTCTAATTCCGGTATCGGTGATTCGCAATTCGCCATATTTAGCCTGCAAACCTGCAAAACCTTGATTTACATCACCAATATTTCCCAGATCTTCTCCAAAAGCAACCAAACGTGGATCGCGGGCAAAGTTTTCGTTAAAGCAGGCATTAAGCACTTCCCTACCGTCAACCATTTTCGATTGCTCATCATAAACAGCATCAACCACTGCGATCATATCCGGGCTTTCTTTGCCATTGGTATGCAGTTTAGAATTGTATCTGTCGTGATTAAACTTGGCTTGTTGCTTGTACCAGGCTAAAAGTTCATTGCGTTCAGGGGAGTTAAAACTAGCCGATAAACGTATAGCTTTTCGTACAGCAGTAAAAACTTCCCGACGTTGTGCATCAGCAGTTGAGGCCAGATTTGCAGCAATTTTAGCCAGTTCAGGCTGATGTTTAGCCATACTGCTAATTAAATCAACAACTTGCTTTTGTTCTGGTTTAATACTATCCAAAAACTCATTCCAGGCTTCTTTTTGTGCATTACGTACAAAAACCTTTGCATTCTTTTCAACCTCTGCAATTTCCTCTTCGGTTGCTACCGCCGATTCGAGCATCCAGGCACGCATTTTCTGAATACAATCGTATTCTGTTTCCCAGGATAACCGGTCTTTTGATTTGTACCTTTCATGTGAACCAGAGGTAGAATGCCCCTGAGGCTGAGTAAGTTCGGTAACGTGAATTAAAACAGGTACATGTTCGTCTCTGCAAACATTTATCGCTTTTTCATATACCTCGCATAAAGCCGGATAATCCCAGCCTTTCACCTTATAAATTTCATAACCTGGTTGATCAGCATTACGCTGAAAACCTTTTAAAACCTCAGATATATCTTCTTTGGTAGTCTGATATTTTGCCGGAACTGAGATACCATAGGCATCGTCCCAAATAGAAACGGCCATCGGTATCTGTAAAACACCCGCAGCATTAATAGCTTCGAAAAATACCCCCTCCGAAGTTGATGCATTACCAATAGTACCAAAAGCAACTTCATTTCCGCTTACAGAAAAGTGTTTTAAGTAATCGAGTTCTTTATTTTGTCTAAATAATTTAGAAGCATAAGCTAAACCTACCAAACGGGCCATTTGGCCTCCGGTTGGAGAAATATCAGATGAGCAGTTTTTAATCTGCGTTAAATCGTTCCAGCTACCATCTTCATTAATAGATTTTGTTGCAAAATGACAATTCATTTGTCTTCCCCCCGAAAACGGATCAGCACCGTCGGTTGGATTGGCATAAAGCTGTGCGAAAAATTCTTTGATGGTAGAAATACCGGTTGCAAAGGCAAAAGTTTGGTCGCGGTAATAACCCGAGCGCCAATCGCCGTTTTTAAAGGCTCTCGCCATAGCCAACTGAGGAACTTCTTTACCATCGCCAAAAATGCCAAATTTAGCCTTCCCTGTTAATACTTCTCTACGGCCTAAAACACTGGCCTGCCTACTTTCAAAGGCTATTTTATAATCATTTATAACGATCGATTTAAAATCGTTAAAACTGAGTTCAGAAGCATCAATAGCGTTGGTCATCAATTTTTCATTCGGCATAGTAATCAAAGATTGGTTGCGGCAAATATAGACAAAATTAAAAGTTTGCCTTTAACCTCTATTGTAAAATTATATATCGGTTTGCAAAATATATTTGGAATAGTTTTTGTTTTAATAGGAAAACATTAAATTTGTTTTAGAATTTTAAAAAATAAATTACAGCCACATAACATGAAAAAGATCTTAGTATTATTCGCTTTTGTTTTAGGTTTTGGTGTTGCAGTAAATGCACAAACCAAGCCTGCAGAGTTTAAATTTGAATCGGAAACTCACGATTTCGGTAAAATTGTTTTGAACAAACCAGTAACTTACGACTTCAAATACACAAACGTTGGCGAAGCGCCTTTGATTATCACCAAAGCTGAAGCGAGTTGCGGATGTACAGTACCTAAATACACTTCTACCCCATTAAAAAAAGGTGAAACTGGTGTAATTTCGGTAACGTTTAACGCTGCTGCCGGTCCTTCTACTTTTTCGAAGGCCGTAACCATTACTTCAAATGCTAAAACACCAATTAAAGTGCTTTACATCAAAGGTGAAACGGTTGCCGCAGCTTCAAAATAATTTTTAAATGATAATATTTAAAAAGTCCCGATTTTCATCGGGACTTTTTTATTTTTGTGCCATGCCAAAAATTTCACAAAAGGGTGTGCAGATGCCTGCATCACCAATCAGAAAGTTAACCCCGTTTGCAGATCAAGCTAAAAAAGATGGTAAAAAAGTTTTCCATTTAAATATTGGTCAGCCAGATATAGAAACACCTGAAGGAATGTTAAATGCCATTAAAAACATTGATTTTAATGTTTGGGCCTATACTCCATCAGAAGGTACACTTGCATATCGTTTAAAACTTACCGAATATTATAATAAACTGGGTTACAATATTACACCCGAAAATATATTGGTAACAGTTGGCGGCTCTGAAGCCATCACCATTGCCATGCAAACCTGCGTAAACGAGGGGGATGAAATTATCATTCCAGAACCTTTTTATGCCAATTACAATGGTTTTGCCTGCATGAGCAATGTGGTGGTAAAACCAATCCTTTCTTACATTGAAAATGGCTTTGCATTACCGCCGATTGCTGAATTCGAAAAACTGATTACGGAAAAAACGAAGGCGATCATCATTTGTAACCCTAATAATCCTACTGGTTATTTATATTCAAGAGCAGAATTAGAGGCTTTAAAAACCCTTTGTGTTAAATACGATCTGTTTTTATTCTCTGATGAAGCTTATCGCGAATTTTGTTATGATGGAAGGGAATTTATCTCACCCATGCATTTAGATGGTTTAGATGAAAACGTGGTCATTATGGATACGGTTTCTAAACGTTACAGTGCTTGTGGTGCACGTTTAGGCTGTCTAATTACTAAAAATAAAGAAGTTATCGCATCAGGATTAAAATTTGCGCAGGCAAGATTAAGTCCAGGCATGGTTGAACAAATTGCTGGTGCAGCAGCTGTAGATACGCCAGATAGTTATTTTGAAAAAGTAAATACCGAATATACTTTGCGTCGTGATACTTTGGTTGGCCGGTTAAATAATATAGAAGGTGTTTTCTGTCCTAATCCTGGCGGTGCATTTTACGTAGTAGCAAAGTTTCCTATTGATGATGCTGATAAATTTTGTCAGTGGATTTTAGAAGATTTCAGTCATAATGACCAAACGGTAATGATGGCCCCTGCAACGGGCTTCTACTCTACCCCTGGTTCTGGTAAAAACGAAGTTCGTATGGCATACGTATTAAATACCGATGATTTAAATACAGCTATGGACTGCTTGGAAGTAGCATTGAAGCAATATCCGGGAAGAGTAGGTTAATTGTATAAATTTTCTTAAACCGATTAATTGTTTAGCAAAGGTTCAGTTTAAACAATTAATCGGTTTAAATAGTTAAGAACGTATAGTTAATTTTGTATATCCTATAGCCTGAATAATAGCAAAAAAGCAGAATTAAAAGCATTTTATTCCGGCTATTCATTCACTTCTGTGCATGTGAGTTAAACTGATAACCGCGCCATTTTAGCAAAACAATAAGCGGGTTGCAACGGTTTTGAGATCATGACAGCATTTAATATTGAAATAGAACATAGTGATCAATCGATCACCCTGACCATTACCCCAAAAGCTGATTATTTTAAGATTGTTTATTTAGGAGATCTTTTAGGGGCAATAAAAAAACAGGAATCTGACTGGATCTTACTAAAAGCAGAAGAGATTGAGCCTGAGGAACTAATACCATTTAAATTGACAGAAAAAGGTCATCATCTTTCTCTAGGTGTGGCCGAGATCAACCAGATCTCAGGCGCAATTGAAAACCACTTAAAATAGTTAGAATAACATAAGTTAAATACGCTCAAAAAAATTGAGTTAGTGACATCTATTTTCTACCTATTCCTTTCCTTATTTCCCAAATACCCTGTTGGCATTTTAGCACAATTCACATTGCCTTTCTACTTTCATCAACCTTATGGCATGGGTAACATTTTCCTTTATAAATAATATTTGTCTTTATGTGGCTGACCGTCGATATCCAGATTGATGATTTAT
This genomic interval carries:
- a CDS encoding DUF1573 domain-containing protein: MKKILVLFAFVLGFGVAVNAQTKPAEFKFESETHDFGKIVLNKPVTYDFKYTNVGEAPLIITKAEASCGCTVPKYTSTPLKKGETGVISVTFNAAAGPSTFSKAVTITSNAKTPIKVLYIKGETVAAASK
- a CDS encoding pyridoxal phosphate-dependent aminotransferase; the protein is MPKISQKGVQMPASPIRKLTPFADQAKKDGKKVFHLNIGQPDIETPEGMLNAIKNIDFNVWAYTPSEGTLAYRLKLTEYYNKLGYNITPENILVTVGGSEAITIAMQTCVNEGDEIIIPEPFYANYNGFACMSNVVVKPILSYIENGFALPPIAEFEKLITEKTKAIIICNPNNPTGYLYSRAELEALKTLCVKYDLFLFSDEAYREFCYDGREFISPMHLDGLDENVVIMDTVSKRYSACGARLGCLITKNKEVIASGLKFAQARLSPGMVEQIAGAAAVDTPDSYFEKVNTEYTLRRDTLVGRLNNIEGVFCPNPGGAFYVVAKFPIDDADKFCQWILEDFSHNDQTVMMAPATGFYSTPGSGKNEVRMAYVLNTDDLNTAMDCLEVALKQYPGRVG
- a CDS encoding thiamine pyrophosphate-dependent enzyme; this translates as MPNEKLMTNAIDASELSFNDFKSIVINDYKIAFESRQASVLGRREVLTGKAKFGIFGDGKEVPQLAMARAFKNGDWRSGYYRDQTFAFATGISTIKEFFAQLYANPTDGADPFSGGRQMNCHFATKSINEDGSWNDLTQIKNCSSDISPTGGQMARLVGLAYASKLFRQNKELDYLKHFSVSGNEVAFGTIGNASTSEGVFFEAINAAGVLQIPMAVSIWDDAYGISVPAKYQTTKEDISEVLKGFQRNADQPGYEIYKVKGWDYPALCEVYEKAINVCRDEHVPVLIHVTELTQPQGHSTSGSHERYKSKDRLSWETEYDCIQKMRAWMLESAVATEEEIAEVEKNAKVFVRNAQKEAWNEFLDSIKPEQKQVVDLISSMAKHQPELAKIAANLASTADAQRREVFTAVRKAIRLSASFNSPERNELLAWYKQQAKFNHDRYNSKLHTNGKESPDMIAVVDAVYDEQSKMVDGREVLNACFNENFARDPRLVAFGEDLGNIGDVNQGFAGLQAKYGELRITDTGIREMTIMGQGIGLAMRGLKPIAEIQYLDYLIFALNVLSDDLASLSYRTKGIQKAPVIVRTRGHRLEGIWHSGSPISMILGALRGMHLCVPRNMTQAAGMYNTLFRADEPAVVIECLNGYRLKEKLPGNVGSFTVPLGKAEVLEEGTDITVISYGSSLRIVQEAAEELSLLGISVEIIDPQTLLPFDTTQVCVNSLAKTNKLLVVDEDVPGGASAYILQKVLEEQKGYFHLDGQPKTLSAKAHRPPFGSDGDYFSKPSVDDVIETIYQMMHDANPTKYPSIF